The Paenibacillus tianjinensis genome has a window encoding:
- the galU gene encoding UTP--glucose-1-phosphate uridylyltransferase GalU, protein MKKVKKVIIPAAGLGTRFLPATKAMPKEMLPIINKPTIQYIVEEAIASGIEDIIIVTGKGKRAIEDHFDNAFELESRLLEDGKLELLKEVQRSSKVEIHYIRQKEPKGLGHAVWCARRFIGDEPFGVMLGDDIVTGKTPCLKQLIDQYEETQNSVIGVQEIPDEFTNRYGIIEPDLQDGRLYRVNNFVEKPALGTAPSNLAIMGRYVFTPKIFKYLDLQEKGAGGEIQLTDAIQKLNQSERVYAYNFDGTRYDVGERLGYILTTLEFALQSDDLRYPVMDAMAEWLSKAGQITLSS, encoded by the coding sequence ATGAAAAAGGTAAAGAAGGTAATTATCCCTGCAGCAGGACTAGGAACGCGCTTCCTGCCTGCGACAAAGGCCATGCCTAAGGAAATGCTTCCCATCATCAACAAACCGACCATTCAGTATATCGTGGAAGAAGCTATTGCTTCCGGTATCGAGGATATCATCATCGTTACCGGTAAGGGAAAGCGGGCGATCGAAGATCACTTCGACAACGCCTTCGAATTGGAGTCCCGGCTCCTGGAAGACGGCAAGCTGGAGCTGCTTAAAGAAGTTCAACGTTCCTCTAAAGTGGAAATACACTATATCCGGCAAAAAGAACCAAAGGGTCTCGGACATGCGGTTTGGTGTGCAAGACGGTTTATCGGAGACGAGCCTTTCGGCGTAATGCTGGGGGATGATATCGTAACCGGAAAAACGCCATGCCTCAAGCAGCTGATCGATCAATACGAAGAAACACAAAATTCGGTGATCGGGGTTCAGGAGATTCCGGATGAATTCACCAACCGCTACGGGATTATCGAACCGGATCTTCAGGACGGACGGCTCTACCGGGTTAACAATTTTGTTGAGAAGCCGGCGCTGGGTACAGCACCATCCAATCTGGCAATCATGGGACGTTACGTATTTACTCCAAAAATCTTTAAATATCTGGACCTGCAGGAAAAGGGTGCCGGAGGCGAAATTCAGCTTACGGATGCCATCCAGAAGCTGAATCAGAGCGAACGGGTATATGCCTACAACTTTGATGGTACGAGATACGATGTCGGCGAACGGCTCGGTTACATTTTGACTACGCTGGAATTTGCACTTCAGAGCGACGACCTGCGCTATCCGGTGATGGATGCGATGGCGGAATGGCTCAGCAAAGCCGGACAAATCACTCTTAGCAGCTAA
- a CDS encoding glycosyltransferase family 2 protein, which yields MGSVTSVLGGPGSYPISAVIIAQDDEVRISKAIQSCRLFADEVVVIDGGSKDGTVQLAESLDCRVYVNPWPGYAKQREFGVERAVHDWVFLIDTDEVVSDELAQDILQRKPALTDRAVAYSLYRIGDFLGRWLDKGEYLVRLYNRKEYGIRNSLVHEMPEVEEERTVRLNGILWHQGFRSINDHVARFNKYTDLEAQSAFASGKPFKLRNLLLRPPARFLQKYFLHGLFKKGISGFAVSVFWVMYEFMVGFKHYELTSSSKLARHNAQGQAEKEKKGERSYAVQ from the coding sequence ATGGGTTCAGTGACAAGCGTGCTTGGCGGCCCGGGCAGTTACCCGATTTCGGCTGTCATCATTGCTCAGGATGACGAAGTTCGCATATCCAAAGCAATTCAATCCTGCCGACTATTCGCCGATGAGGTGGTCGTAATCGACGGAGGGAGTAAAGACGGGACGGTGCAGCTGGCCGAAAGCCTGGACTGCCGGGTGTACGTTAACCCATGGCCCGGATATGCCAAACAAAGGGAATTCGGGGTGGAACGCGCCGTCCATGATTGGGTCTTCCTGATTGATACCGACGAAGTGGTCAGCGATGAGCTGGCCCAGGATATCCTGCAGCGTAAGCCGGCTCTGACCGACAGGGCTGTGGCGTACTCGCTTTACCGGATCGGTGATTTCCTGGGCAGATGGCTGGACAAAGGAGAATACCTGGTGCGCCTGTACAACCGCAAGGAGTACGGCATCCGCAACTCCCTGGTACATGAAATGCCGGAGGTTGAGGAAGAGCGGACAGTCCGCCTGAACGGAATTCTCTGGCACCAGGGCTTCCGGAGCATCAATGACCATGTGGCCCGCTTTAACAAATACACCGATCTGGAGGCGCAAAGCGCTTTTGCCAGCGGTAAGCCGTTTAAGCTGAGAAATCTGCTGCTGCGGCCGCCGGCACGGTTCCTGCAGAAATATTTCCTGCACGGTTTGTTCAAAAAAGGCATTTCGGGATTCGCGGTTTCCGTATTCTGGGTGATGTATGAATTCATGGTCGGCTTCAAGCATTACGAATTAACAAGCTCCAGCAAGCTGGCCCGGCACAATGCACAGGGTCAGGCGGAGAAAGAAAAGAAAGGGGAGCGAAGCTATGCCGTACAGTGA
- a CDS encoding glycosyltransferase family 4 protein, with protein MPYSDGLNIMTTGLSWPSLQPGGLNTYFKSVCEQLSSRNQVHALICSQETPSTPKELIIHNAGDPKETIWKRKDAFQRKAADLMGNGSGRIDILYSHFAPYGIGPAMEAKKRGIPVIMTFHGPWNEEMKIEGQGIKHRVKTTIAKSIERKAYKLADKFIVLSEYFRDMLHTLHGVPLHKIIVIPGAANVERFVPASNRLAVRRTLNLPEGATTVLTVRRLMNRMGLLQLLDAWKQVTERFPNAILLIGGKGPLRAELEEKIADYGLANKVRLLGYIPDHQLASYYQAADMFVVPSQALEGFGLITVEALASGLPVMATPVGGNKEILQGFRPELLFKSAASDDMAEGMIHMLSNRKLLPSRDECRDHVLEKYTWEHVGDRVESVFLETLGKGVAAGC; from the coding sequence ATGCCGTACAGTGACGGACTCAATATAATGACGACCGGCCTCAGTTGGCCATCGCTCCAGCCCGGCGGGCTCAACACGTATTTCAAATCCGTATGTGAGCAGCTCTCCTCACGCAATCAGGTACATGCGCTGATCTGCAGCCAGGAGACGCCCTCCACCCCCAAAGAACTGATTATCCATAACGCCGGCGACCCTAAAGAGACCATCTGGAAGCGCAAGGATGCATTCCAGCGCAAGGCTGCGGATCTGATGGGAAACGGCAGCGGGCGTATTGATATCCTATATTCGCATTTTGCCCCATACGGCATTGGGCCGGCAATGGAAGCAAAGAAGCGGGGCATTCCGGTGATCATGACCTTTCACGGTCCGTGGAATGAAGAGATGAAGATCGAAGGACAGGGCATCAAGCACCGGGTCAAAACGACTATTGCCAAATCGATTGAACGCAAAGCCTATAAGCTGGCGGATAAATTCATCGTACTCAGCGAGTACTTCCGTGACATGCTACACACGCTGCACGGTGTGCCGCTGCACAAGATCATTGTTATCCCGGGCGCAGCGAACGTGGAACGTTTTGTTCCGGCAAGTAACAGGCTGGCGGTACGGCGGACGCTGAATCTGCCGGAGGGGGCTACGACAGTCCTGACCGTACGGCGGCTGATGAACCGTATGGGGCTGCTCCAGCTGCTGGATGCCTGGAAGCAGGTCACGGAACGGTTCCCGAATGCGATTCTGCTGATCGGCGGCAAAGGGCCGCTGCGTGCTGAACTGGAAGAAAAAATCGCCGATTACGGCCTTGCCAACAAGGTCCGGCTGCTCGGATACATTCCCGACCATCAGCTCGCCTCCTATTATCAGGCAGCCGATATGTTCGTGGTTCCCTCGCAGGCGCTGGAGGGTTTCGGCCTGATCACCGTTGAAGCACTTGCTTCGGGTCTTCCCGTAATGGCTACGCCGGTAGGCGGCAACAAAGAAATTCTGCAGGGCTTCCGCCCGGAGCTGCTGTTTAAGAGTGCGGCCAGTGATGATATGGCGGAAGGCATGATTCATATGCTAAGCAACCGTAAGCTGCTGCCAAGCCGCGACGAATGCCGGGATCATGTGCTGGAGAAATACACCTGGGAGCATGTTGGTGACCGAGTGGAATCCGTATTCCTTGAAACTTTGGGAAAGGGTGTGGCCGCAGGATGTTAA
- a CDS encoding lipopolysaccharide biosynthesis protein: MQQLNAKSLPTSTVWSSLKSFTKSKNNSSAAVKTMMVSILILLVNMLTGVLTARYLGPTGRGEQTAMVNWSQFLAFSMSFGIPSALIYNAKKNPDEAGVLYRVALLIGLGFGIAAMAIGIIVLPYWLKSFSPEVVLFAQMSMILCPLIVVSQVNNAAFQFRGDYRTFNLLRYLIPLLTLSAIGILILTGSMNPFTTALAYLVPSVPLFIWMTISLLRTYKVKMKDTYLNFKRLFTYGLGSYGNDLLGQFSYYIDQIIIAGLLRPADLGLYAVAVSLSRMVNFFSNSITVVLFPKASELSKDEAVALTFKAFRISTTCTLLGALFLMLVAPFVIPLLYGRDFNTALTVFRLLLLEVTISGGTLILAQVFMALGKPKFVSILQGVGLILVIPLLFLLVPKFGLFGAGVAMLSSGILRFLFIILNIRYNLKVKLPRLFINGEDIQWMKTTMNSYIRKKPMDTSS; this comes from the coding sequence ATGCAGCAGTTGAACGCGAAATCACTTCCCACTAGCACAGTCTGGTCCTCGCTCAAGAGCTTTACGAAGAGCAAGAACAACAGCTCTGCCGCCGTAAAAACGATGATGGTCAGCATACTGATCCTGCTGGTCAATATGCTGACCGGTGTGCTTACCGCCCGCTACTTAGGCCCGACAGGCCGCGGGGAACAGACGGCTATGGTGAACTGGTCGCAGTTTCTGGCGTTCAGTATGAGTTTTGGTATTCCCTCAGCACTGATCTACAACGCCAAGAAGAACCCGGATGAAGCCGGAGTGCTATACCGGGTGGCGCTTTTGATCGGGCTTGGCTTCGGGATCGCGGCAATGGCGATCGGGATTATCGTCCTTCCGTACTGGCTGAAATCATTCAGCCCGGAGGTTGTCCTCTTTGCCCAGATGTCAATGATCCTGTGTCCGCTGATTGTAGTTTCACAGGTCAATAACGCAGCCTTTCAATTCCGGGGGGATTACAGAACCTTCAACCTGCTGCGTTACCTGATTCCGCTTTTGACCCTTTCAGCAATCGGGATTCTGATCCTTACCGGCAGCATGAATCCATTTACGACCGCACTGGCCTATCTGGTTCCATCGGTTCCGCTGTTCATCTGGATGACGATCTCGCTGCTCCGCACCTACAAGGTGAAGATGAAAGATACTTACCTGAATTTCAAGAGATTGTTCACCTACGGGCTCGGCTCTTACGGCAATGACCTGCTCGGCCAGTTCTCTTACTATATTGACCAGATCATTATTGCCGGCCTGCTGCGGCCAGCCGATCTGGGGCTGTATGCGGTCGCGGTGAGCCTGTCGCGGATGGTTAACTTCTTCTCAAATTCAATCACAGTGGTGCTGTTCCCGAAAGCTTCCGAACTGTCGAAGGATGAGGCGGTTGCGCTGACCTTCAAAGCTTTCCGGATCAGCACCACCTGCACCCTGCTCGGTGCGCTGTTCCTAATGCTGGTAGCTCCTTTCGTAATTCCGCTGCTGTACGGCAGGGATTTCAACACTGCACTGACTGTGTTCCGCCTGCTGCTGCTGGAAGTAACGATTAGCGGTGGCACACTGATTCTGGCTCAGGTGTTTATGGCGCTCGGCAAACCGAAGTTTGTTTCTATCCTTCAGGGGGTAGGCCTGATCCTCGTGATCCCGCTGCTCTTCCTGCTGGTGCCGAAGTTCGGATTGTTCGGAGCAGGGGTGGCCATGCTCTCATCAGGCATACTTCGCTTCTTGTTCATCATTCTTAATATCAGATATAACCTGAAAGTCAAGCTTCCACGGCTGTTCATTAACGGAGAAGACATTCAGTGGATGAAGACGACGATGAATTCTTATATTCGCAAAAAACCTATGGATACCAGCAGTTAA
- a CDS encoding sugar transferase has translation MSMQKLPEDYEAVLPKLYMLHAKEGSKDMDSYLVMKRIIDVFFSALGLLVLLPLFALVAILIKLEDPKGKVFFRQTRVGKDEKLFPMYKFRSMVSNAEELKANLMAYNEVSGAMFKIKNDPRITRIGRFLRKTSIDELPQLWNVLMGHMSLVGPRPPLVEEVAQYTDYDKQRLLVTPGCTGYWQVNARNSVGFDEMVQLDLTYISIRSTMLDLKIIFKTGLMLLGSKDAY, from the coding sequence ATGAGCATGCAAAAACTGCCGGAAGACTATGAGGCCGTCCTGCCGAAACTTTACATGCTGCATGCCAAAGAAGGAAGTAAAGATATGGATTCCTATCTGGTAATGAAGCGGATTATCGACGTCTTTTTCTCCGCTCTTGGCCTTCTCGTACTACTGCCGCTCTTCGCTCTTGTGGCCATCCTGATCAAGCTGGAAGACCCCAAAGGCAAAGTGTTCTTCCGGCAAACCCGGGTAGGCAAAGACGAAAAGCTGTTTCCCATGTATAAATTCAGATCCATGGTCTCCAATGCCGAGGAGCTGAAAGCGAATCTGATGGCCTATAACGAAGTGAGCGGTGCAATGTTCAAGATCAAAAATGATCCCCGCATCACACGGATCGGAAGATTCCTGCGCAAGACTAGCATCGATGAACTGCCTCAGCTCTGGAACGTGCTGATGGGCCATATGAGTCTTGTTGGTCCCCGTCCTCCGCTCGTTGAAGAGGTGGCGCAGTACACGGATTACGACAAACAGCGGCTGCTGGTTACACCGGGATGCACAGGATACTGGCAGGTTAACGCCAGAAACAGTGTCGGTTTCGATGAAATGGTGCAGCTCGATCTGACCTATATTTCTATCCGGAGCACGATGCTGGACCTCAAGATCATTTTTAAAACCGGCCTGATGCTGCTCGGTTCCAAAGACGCTTATTAA
- a CDS encoding O-antigen ligase family protein, with product MTNFEWGSKMNALPYGMLYLVSALFLGTAVIYQPAIAVAAVLLIILLVVSISRPELISYFVLLTTAISINFLYDGSMFGIEILSLYKLVILVLLVPCILVNGLKFKLSPPLWAMLGLVLITFGFSIWLPEMSSSIAVKAFIGLSLPFVFLLINWKKEVAEKQIRIIAMLPLVSVLAGVLLQVAHLHAFLDIEFTGAVRIQGANIPAHLAMLAFMGIGISFIEIKRSPQHIRYFYIMLALNFLILIGTGTRGPILALVLMILYYFYDISRQYLKGKTQYLIPLLCSVMLILSAVYLQLDNIKKRSFERTTETGVDLSGRAEAWEYFLNKAADSPWSGRGLGAVTVANDGTLYKGFVVPHNEYIRFYFDGGYIGAILLLLSLLAVFLLVYRALAPPVKPYYLLFIAAFLIYSFSDNTLSTVQSIIPFCWYLNCLYRSSQ from the coding sequence ATGACTAATTTTGAGTGGGGCTCCAAAATGAACGCTTTGCCATACGGAATGCTCTACCTCGTGTCCGCACTGTTCCTGGGGACAGCAGTCATTTACCAGCCGGCAATTGCGGTAGCGGCCGTACTCCTGATTATTTTGCTGGTTGTCTCCATTTCACGACCCGAGCTGATCAGTTATTTCGTTCTGCTGACGACGGCCATCTCCATCAATTTCCTGTACGACGGCAGCATGTTCGGAATTGAAATCCTCTCGCTTTACAAGCTGGTGATCCTGGTGCTTCTGGTGCCCTGCATTCTGGTAAACGGACTGAAGTTCAAGCTTAGTCCTCCTCTATGGGCCATGCTGGGACTGGTGCTTATCACCTTCGGCTTCTCCATCTGGCTGCCGGAGATGAGCTCCTCAATTGCCGTAAAAGCCTTCATCGGATTATCGCTTCCCTTCGTATTTCTCCTGATCAACTGGAAGAAAGAGGTGGCAGAGAAGCAAATCCGCATCATCGCCATGCTGCCGCTGGTCAGTGTGCTGGCGGGAGTGCTGCTGCAGGTGGCTCATCTGCATGCTTTTCTCGACATCGAGTTCACGGGCGCTGTACGGATACAGGGGGCGAACATTCCGGCGCATTTGGCGATGCTGGCCTTCATGGGTATAGGCATCTCATTTATTGAGATTAAACGCAGTCCGCAGCATATCCGTTATTTCTACATCATGCTGGCGCTGAACTTTCTGATTCTGATCGGAACAGGAACGCGCGGACCTATATTAGCCCTGGTGCTGATGATTCTTTATTATTTCTACGACATCTCACGCCAGTACTTAAAAGGCAAAACGCAGTATCTGATTCCACTGCTATGTTCAGTGATGTTGATCTTATCGGCAGTTTATCTGCAGCTGGATAACATCAAGAAACGTTCCTTTGAACGGACAACTGAAACGGGGGTTGACCTGTCGGGGCGGGCGGAGGCCTGGGAGTACTTCCTGAATAAAGCGGCAGATTCCCCTTGGTCGGGAAGAGGACTGGGAGCAGTTACGGTCGCGAATGACGGGACGCTCTATAAAGGCTTTGTGGTTCCCCATAATGAGTACATCCGGTTTTACTTCGATGGAGGGTATATCGGCGCTATACTGCTGCTGCTTTCCTTATTGGCTGTGTTTCTTCTGGTTTACAGAGCTTTGGCACCGCCGGTCAAACCTTACTATCTGCTCTTTATAGCAGCGTTTCTTATTTATTCTTTCTCCGACAACACGCTGTCGACGGTCCAATCCATTATTCCGTTCTGTTGGTACCTGAACTGCCTGTATCGATCTTCACAGTAG
- a CDS encoding CpsD/CapB family tyrosine-protein kinase: protein MLRPNKSLIADLNPSSHISESFRSLRTYIRQLGLAGGSGGQVLLFTSAEGGEGKTTILSNLAVSFVQDGKRVAVVDCNLRHPGLHNVFEVEGSQGLAAYLSGQEEAKDIAVYGNLANLAVIPAGITRVSPPDLLGSDKMAALLDELKASFDLILLDSPPAVEFSDARILAPLSDGVILVARHGKTKREAVRKLKVLMEQTGSKILGIAMNQAK, encoded by the coding sequence ATGTTACGGCCGAATAAAAGTTTAATTGCGGACCTGAACCCGTCTTCGCATATCTCTGAATCCTTCCGCTCGCTTCGTACCTATATCCGCCAGCTTGGGCTGGCTGGAGGGAGCGGCGGACAGGTACTTCTCTTTACTTCAGCCGAAGGAGGAGAAGGCAAGACGACGATTCTGTCCAACCTCGCTGTTTCTTTTGTCCAGGACGGCAAAAGAGTCGCTGTTGTTGACTGCAACCTGCGCCATCCCGGACTTCATAATGTATTCGAGGTGGAAGGCAGCCAAGGACTTGCTGCTTACTTAAGCGGACAGGAGGAAGCCAAGGATATTGCCGTCTACGGGAACCTTGCCAATCTGGCGGTTATTCCAGCCGGTATTACCCGTGTCAGTCCTCCGGATCTGCTCGGCAGCGACAAAATGGCCGCTCTGCTGGATGAGCTGAAGGCGAGCTTCGATCTGATCCTGCTTGACTCTCCGCCGGCGGTGGAATTCAGTGATGCACGGATTCTGGCACCGCTATCCGATGGTGTAATCCTCGTGGCAAGACACGGGAAGACCAAACGTGAAGCAGTCCGCAAGCTGAAGGTGCTTATGGAACAGACCGGTTCGAAAATTCTTGGCATCGCCATGAATCAGGCTAAATAG
- a CDS encoding WecB/TagA/CpsF family glycosyltransferase — MNQVNMFDVNFDNYDFMDLLEYIDKTIQERNQSYILTCNVDHVIKLRKDKEFQTVYSEAGAVVADGMPLIWASKMLGKPLKQKVSGADLFSRLGNAFEQRKYRLFFLGSAEGVPERATQNLKAAYPDMNIVGCYSPSYGFEHNEEENRRIIQMLTDSRPDIVFVGVGAPKQEKWIYRHYTSYQAPISIGVGATFDFLSGSVKRAPNFMQKTGLEWFWRLSQEPGRLWKRYLVDDAQFLILLLKELRKKDKVKGSSLE, encoded by the coding sequence ATGAACCAAGTTAACATGTTCGATGTCAATTTCGATAATTATGATTTCATGGATTTGCTTGAGTATATCGACAAAACGATTCAGGAAAGGAACCAGTCCTACATCCTGACCTGCAACGTCGATCATGTGATCAAGCTCCGTAAAGACAAAGAGTTCCAAACCGTTTATTCCGAAGCAGGCGCTGTAGTAGCGGATGGAATGCCGCTGATCTGGGCTTCCAAAATGCTCGGCAAACCGCTGAAGCAGAAAGTATCCGGCGCGGATCTCTTCAGCCGTCTGGGCAATGCCTTCGAGCAGAGGAAATACCGCCTGTTCTTCCTTGGCTCAGCTGAAGGTGTACCTGAGCGGGCTACCCAGAATCTAAAAGCGGCTTATCCGGATATGAACATCGTCGGCTGCTATTCCCCTTCCTACGGCTTCGAGCATAACGAAGAGGAGAACCGGCGTATCATCCAGATGCTGACAGACAGCCGACCGGATATCGTATTTGTCGGTGTGGGTGCGCCAAAGCAGGAGAAATGGATTTACCGCCATTACACCTCTTATCAGGCGCCGATCTCGATCGGCGTGGGCGCTACCTTCGACTTTCTCTCCGGTTCGGTAAAGCGGGCGCCGAACTTTATGCAAAAGACAGGGCTCGAATGGTTCTGGCGGCTCAGCCAGGAGCCGGGACGGCTCTGGAAAAGATATCTTGTGGACGATGCCCAATTCCTGATCCTGCTGCTCAAAGAGCTGCGCAAGAAGGATAAAGTGAAGGGCAGCAGTCTTGAATGA
- a CDS encoding glycosyltransferase, with translation MTEYGHVPKISIIICTYNRSALLVKTLQSLITLENLQEAEIIVVDNSSTDDSAAAIKGFIEAHGAEMDIRYLLEPVQGLSAARNTGILASKSQIIAFLDDDAIPCRNWITTIINTFDERPEVMAMGGKVAPIFESKRPDWLIKPFELPYTIVDLGGKVREYPKRLHPCGANMAMRKPAFNISLFPLDLGRKGDSLISGEETWLFGQLQKEGHTILYHPQMAVEHFVAAGRLTEDWIMKRYYSQGISNAMKSEGVKGNLLLLGKTAAKVVYILADSVLSRSQGRKLLNKCRLESIRGTLHMFWNRKRESAAG, from the coding sequence ATGACTGAGTACGGACACGTCCCTAAGATTTCCATTATTATCTGCACTTATAACAGGTCGGCTTTACTGGTTAAGACGCTCCAGTCTCTAATCACACTGGAGAACCTGCAGGAGGCTGAGATCATTGTCGTGGATAACAGCTCCACAGATGACTCGGCAGCCGCCATTAAAGGCTTTATTGAGGCTCATGGTGCAGAAATGGATATCCGTTATCTTCTGGAGCCGGTACAGGGATTGTCGGCGGCCCGGAATACAGGGATTCTGGCTTCCAAATCGCAAATCATTGCCTTTCTCGATGATGACGCGATACCTTGCCGGAATTGGATTACCACAATCATCAATACATTTGATGAAAGGCCGGAAGTCATGGCCATGGGCGGAAAAGTCGCCCCCATCTTCGAAAGCAAGCGCCCGGACTGGCTGATTAAGCCGTTCGAGCTGCCGTACACTATCGTTGATCTGGGCGGCAAGGTCAGGGAATATCCGAAGCGGCTGCATCCTTGCGGAGCCAATATGGCGATGCGCAAACCCGCGTTCAATATCAGCCTGTTCCCGCTGGATCTCGGAAGAAAAGGGGATTCCCTTATCTCCGGTGAAGAGACGTGGCTGTTCGGCCAACTGCAGAAAGAAGGGCACACCATCCTTTATCATCCGCAGATGGCCGTCGAGCATTTCGTAGCGGCAGGGCGCCTGACGGAAGATTGGATTATGAAAAGGTATTACAGTCAAGGCATCTCCAACGCCATGAAAAGCGAAGGGGTAAAAGGAAATCTGCTCCTGCTCGGAAAGACAGCTGCCAAAGTAGTGTATATCCTGGCGGACTCGGTGCTATCCAGAAGCCAGGGCAGAAAACTTTTGAACAAATGCCGGCTGGAGAGCATTCGTGGAACTCTTCATATGTTCTGGAACCGGAAGAGGGAATCTGCAGCGGGGTGA
- a CDS encoding O-antigen ligase family protein: MTDQNESSLTLLSLTAVRSGAVMALICAICLGLPLMIGFASAKLSASNSLQGVVLAGILFPAFLLALVKPKQLLTYTLLVWAVAPELRRIADWSEGVYHSVSLLSLAPLLTGALLAIPVLREIHRIRKSSTRIILLFSVALAYGALIGLAKNGIGSVYDLANYIVPLLLIPFFAVTRFNPKDIDRLLYTFANIAVLVAVYGIVQYLTVPPWDAFWMRNADMMSIGTPYPLEIRVFSTLNSPGPAATFLVFALVPMILEKRWQGTLRWIGVLLVVICLLTTLVRSAWLVMLVMLLVYIGSSPSKGKWKALLQLAFVAAALFWIVPKLPGAEGLVARMETLTSVQEDHSYNERLSLWQNMLPMVASNPVGQGIGSVGQGTKIGNGGELGEYGNMDNGFIALLLTFGVLGALFFFGALGAVIKQIVSRVTSKDSLQPYARLSLAAWTGAVVSLVSDNGFPGLKGYLIWMLIGLGLGAKEIIESRKKGTPHAAVEREITSH; this comes from the coding sequence ATGACGGACCAGAATGAAAGCAGCTTGACGCTGCTATCCCTGACCGCGGTAAGATCGGGTGCGGTTATGGCGCTGATATGTGCCATATGCCTTGGCCTTCCGCTGATGATCGGGTTCGCCAGTGCGAAACTTAGTGCTTCGAACAGCCTGCAGGGCGTGGTTCTGGCGGGAATTCTCTTTCCCGCCTTCCTGCTGGCGCTGGTGAAGCCGAAGCAGCTGCTCACCTATACACTGCTCGTATGGGCGGTGGCTCCGGAGCTGAGGCGTATCGCTGACTGGTCGGAGGGTGTGTACCATTCCGTATCCCTGCTCAGTCTGGCGCCGCTGCTGACAGGTGCACTGCTCGCGATTCCGGTGCTCAGGGAGATTCACCGGATCCGCAAGTCCTCCACCCGGATTATCCTGCTGTTCTCGGTAGCCCTGGCCTACGGTGCATTGATCGGCCTGGCCAAGAACGGTATTGGTTCAGTGTACGATCTGGCGAATTACATCGTACCGCTGCTGCTGATTCCATTCTTTGCAGTCACGCGGTTCAATCCGAAGGATATTGACCGGCTGCTGTACACTTTTGCCAACATTGCAGTGCTGGTAGCCGTTTACGGTATCGTTCAATATCTGACCGTTCCGCCATGGGATGCCTTCTGGATGCGGAACGCCGATATGATGTCCATCGGAACCCCGTATCCTTTGGAAATCCGGGTCTTCTCCACACTGAACTCACCCGGGCCGGCCGCAACCTTCCTGGTGTTCGCACTGGTGCCGATGATTCTCGAAAAGAGATGGCAAGGCACACTGCGCTGGATCGGTGTACTGCTCGTAGTGATCTGCCTGCTGACTACGCTGGTCCGCTCCGCCTGGCTGGTGATGCTGGTGATGCTGCTGGTCTACATCGGCTCATCGCCTTCGAAGGGCAAATGGAAGGCACTGCTCCAGCTGGCATTTGTAGCAGCAGCACTATTCTGGATCGTGCCGAAGCTTCCGGGTGCAGAGGGGCTGGTCGCCCGGATGGAGACACTTACCTCTGTGCAGGAAGACCACTCTTATAACGAACGGCTCAGCCTCTGGCAGAACATGCTGCCGATGGTCGCTTCCAACCCGGTGGGTCAGGGAATCGGCAGTGTAGGGCAAGGAACGAAGATAGGCAACGGAGGAGAACTCGGAGAATACGGCAATATGGATAACGGGTTTATCGCATTGCTGCTTACCTTCGGGGTATTGGGTGCTTTGTTCTTCTTCGGTGCACTCGGTGCAGTTATTAAACAAATTGTCAGCCGGGTAACCAGCAAGGACAGTCTCCAGCCTTATGCCAGGCTGTCGCTGGCCGCATGGACGGGAGCGGTAGTCAGCCTGGTATCGGACAACGGCTTCCCCGGGCTTAAAGGATATCTGATCTGGATGCTGATTGGCCTGGGCCTTGGCGCTAAAGAGATTATTGAGAGCAGAAAGAAGGGGACACCACATGCAGCAGTTGAACGCGAAATCACTTCCCACTAG